The DNA sequence TCAATGCCAACGTTAAAGTCTTTATGGCCGACTTCGAAGACTCTCTGGCGCCTAGCTGGATCAAGGTGATTCAAGGCCAAATTAATCTGCGTGATGCCGTGCGCGGCGAGATAGAGTACACGGCGCCCGAGACAGGTAAGCATTATACGCTCGATGATGATCCTGCCGTGCTTATCGCCCGTGTACGCGGCCTGCACCTTAAAGAGAAGCATGTCGCCTTCAATGGCGAGGCGATCCCTGGGGCACTGTTTGATTTCTGCCTCTACTTCTACCACAACTATCGCCAATTGCTGGAGAAGGGCAGCGGACCTTACTTCTATATTCCTAAACTCGAGAGTCATGTCGAGGCGCGCTGGTGGGCCAAGGTGTTTGCCTATGTCGAAGAGCGCTTCTGTCTAACGCCGGGCACCATTAAGTGTACCTGTCTTATCGAGACACTACCGGCGGTGTTCGAGATGGAGGAGATCCTTTATGAGCTGCGCTCTAACATAGTCGCGCTCAACTGTGGCCGCTGGGACTACATCTTCAGCTACATCAAGACGTTGAAGAAGCATAGCGACCGCATCTTGCCAGACCGTCAGGCGGTTACCATGGATAAGCCGTTCCTGAGCGCCTATTCGCGTTTGCTTATCAAGACCTGTCACAAGCGTGGCGCCCTGGCGATGGGAGGCATGGCTGCCTTCATTCCGGCTAAGGATCAGGCGCAGAACGAGGCGGTACTGGTTAAGGTGCGCGGCGATAAGGAGCTAGAGGCGCGTAATGGCCATGACGGCACCTGGGTGGCACATCCGGGTCTGGCCGACACCGCTATGGGGATCTTCAACGAATACATAGGTGAAGATCACGTCAACCAGCTGCATATCACCCGTGATGTCGATGCGCCGATTCTGGCCAGGGATCTCCTGATGCCCTGCGAAGGCGAGCGCACCGAGTCGGGCATGCGCCTCAACATTCGAATTGCGCTGCAATATATCGAGGCCTGGATCCGTGGCAATGGCTGTGTGCCCATCTACGGCTTGATGGAAGATGCCGCCACGGCAGAGATCTCACGTACCTCTATCTGGCAGTGGATCCAGCATGAGCAGAAGCTCTCTAACGGCAAGCTGGTCACCAAGGCGCTGTTCAAGGAGATGCTGGTGGAAGAGCTGGCTAACGTCAAACTCGAGGTGGGACCGGATCGTTTCACCCATGGCAGCTTTACCCAGGCCGCCGTATTGCTGGAAGAGATCACCACGGCCGACGAGTTGGTGGACTTCCTGACCCTGCCGGGCTACGAGATTTTGACCCAGGGCGATAACGCCTAGCGAGATGATTTTATAAATGAAAGGGTAATACCCAAACCTATTTAGCGCCTTTGAATGTGAGTGGTATTGAGGGAGCTGGATGCTAACACCTGAGATGGAGAAGATTATGACTAAGGCAACTACACAGATTTCACGTCAACAACAGATTGATGCGATTAAGCAAGATTGGGCTGAAAATCCACGTTGGGCCGGCGTTCGTCGCCCCTATTCAGCAGAGGACGTAGTGGCCTTACGCGG is a window from the Shewanella loihica PV-4 genome containing:
- the aceB gene encoding malate synthase A; translated protein: MTEQVMNKHQLETGLSILGAPVPGQEIVLNEGALSLLEVLCDQFAAEVPKLLEMRRQKQELIDKGSLPDFLPETRAIRDGDWQIRGIPQDLQDRRVEITGPVDRKMIINALNANVKVFMADFEDSLAPSWIKVIQGQINLRDAVRGEIEYTAPETGKHYTLDDDPAVLIARVRGLHLKEKHVAFNGEAIPGALFDFCLYFYHNYRQLLEKGSGPYFYIPKLESHVEARWWAKVFAYVEERFCLTPGTIKCTCLIETLPAVFEMEEILYELRSNIVALNCGRWDYIFSYIKTLKKHSDRILPDRQAVTMDKPFLSAYSRLLIKTCHKRGALAMGGMAAFIPAKDQAQNEAVLVKVRGDKELEARNGHDGTWVAHPGLADTAMGIFNEYIGEDHVNQLHITRDVDAPILARDLLMPCEGERTESGMRLNIRIALQYIEAWIRGNGCVPIYGLMEDAATAEISRTSIWQWIQHEQKLSNGKLVTKALFKEMLVEELANVKLEVGPDRFTHGSFTQAAVLLEEITTADELVDFLTLPGYEILTQGDNA